A section of the Thermotoga caldifontis AZM44c09 genome encodes:
- a CDS encoding C40 family peptidase, producing the protein MKVKRMILICSILIVISLFGSGVSVEGLETVKQQIELFKREFNVEPRETVFDVKVAAEGGRLSLFGEVSNAELKTLLVERLKELNVTFEDKIKLLPDESVGEKKHAVVNVVVANLMDAPGRTLQKNAVTQARMGEILKLLKKDGDWYLVQMEDSYLGWIDGSKIVTMNDEELKNYLSGPFALIVARFAQLYTAPEPQARTRENLVQGTTLPCIKAEDEWLILKLPDGREFFVASKDAELFESRDKVFATKKDAQYIIELAKQHLGLPYLWAGTTSYGFDCSGFTQFCFKMAGYFLRRDADMQFQQGEPVQDRKELKPGDLVFFQTYKAGPSHVGIYMGNMKYIHSGSKGVAINSFDPSDPDYSADLDRKYIGARRIIPQR; encoded by the coding sequence ATGAAGGTGAAGAGGATGATTTTGATCTGCTCTATCCTGATCGTCATATCGCTCTTTGGGAGTGGTGTTAGCGTGGAAGGGCTGGAGACGGTGAAGCAACAGATCGAGTTGTTTAAAAGAGAATTCAACGTCGAGCCGAGGGAGACGGTGTTCGATGTCAAAGTTGCGGCAGAAGGTGGAAGGCTGAGCCTGTTCGGAGAAGTCTCGAACGCAGAGTTGAAAACCCTTCTGGTCGAAAGACTGAAAGAGCTCAACGTCACGTTCGAGGACAAAATAAAGCTCCTTCCGGACGAGTCTGTTGGAGAGAAGAAACACGCGGTGGTGAACGTGGTCGTTGCGAACCTGATGGACGCACCAGGAAGAACCCTTCAGAAGAACGCCGTGACACAGGCGCGGATGGGAGAGATACTGAAACTTCTGAAGAAGGATGGAGACTGGTACCTTGTGCAGATGGAAGATTCGTACTTGGGATGGATCGATGGGTCGAAGATCGTGACGATGAACGATGAGGAACTCAAAAATTACCTTTCGGGTCCTTTCGCACTTATCGTTGCCAGGTTCGCACAGCTTTACACGGCGCCGGAACCACAGGCAAGAACGCGGGAGAACCTCGTGCAGGGAACGACTCTACCGTGCATCAAAGCGGAGGACGAATGGTTGATCTTGAAGTTGCCCGATGGTAGAGAATTCTTCGTGGCTTCGAAGGATGCGGAACTGTTCGAAAGCCGTGACAAGGTGTTCGCCACGAAGAAGGATGCCCAGTACATCATCGAACTGGCGAAGCAACATCTTGGCTTGCCCTACCTCTGGGCGGGCACCACGTCTTACGGGTTCGATTGCTCTGGCTTCACACAGTTTTGCTTCAAAATGGCGGGTTATTTCCTGAGACGCGATGCGGACATGCAGTTCCAGCAGGGTGAACCCGTGCAGGATAGGAAGGAACTGAAACCAGGCGATCTTGTGTTCTTCCAAACCTACAAGGCTGGGCCGTCGCACGTCGGTATCTACATGGGAAACATGAAGTACATACACTCGGGTAGCAAGGGTGTTGCGATAAACAGCTTCGATCCCAGCGATCCGGACTATTCGGCGGATCTGGATAGAAAGTACATAGGAGCCAGAAGGATAATACCTCAAAGGTGA
- a CDS encoding ABC transporter permease: MAERKAASLYSDAFRRLRKNKAAMFGLIFVIFVTFVAIFAPLLAPADPNKIDLQNRLKPMGSPSRICKNGVYLLGSDEYGRDILSRLIYGARISLTVGVMTQLITTAIGIIVGSLAGYYGGVIDMVTMRVADMLFAFPELLFYIGMMFALGPGLTNMFIALSVIGWAGKARLVRSQVIYLKETEFVEAARAQGLSDFRIIVKHILPNCMGPIIVSVSLGIPGAILAEAGLSFLGLGILPPTPSWGNMIRSASAYLRIQPWYAVWPGVVLMLATFAFNLLGDGLRDAFDPRLKQ, encoded by the coding sequence GTGGCTGAGAGGAAGGCCGCTTCATTGTACTCAGACGCCTTCAGAAGGTTGAGAAAGAACAAGGCTGCGATGTTCGGACTGATCTTCGTCATCTTCGTCACGTTCGTTGCCATATTCGCACCTTTGCTTGCCCCCGCAGATCCGAACAAGATCGATCTTCAAAACCGTTTGAAACCCATGGGCTCACCTTCGCGGATCTGCAAGAACGGTGTGTACCTGCTCGGCTCCGACGAGTACGGCAGGGACATCCTTTCAAGGTTGATCTACGGTGCGAGGATTTCGTTGACTGTTGGTGTCATGACCCAGCTCATCACCACGGCCATAGGGATCATCGTCGGCTCTCTGGCAGGGTACTACGGCGGGGTTATCGACATGGTGACGATGAGAGTTGCGGACATGCTCTTCGCGTTTCCGGAGCTCCTCTTTTACATAGGCATGATGTTCGCACTCGGTCCGGGTTTGACGAACATGTTCATAGCGCTCTCGGTGATCGGATGGGCGGGCAAGGCACGACTGGTCAGGAGCCAGGTCATATATCTGAAGGAAACCGAATTCGTCGAAGCCGCGAGAGCGCAGGGACTTTCAGACTTTCGCATCATCGTTAAGCACATTCTTCCGAACTGCATGGGTCCGATCATCGTCTCGGTGTCGCTCGGCATACCCGGTGCGATCCTTGCGGAGGCCGGTCTTTCGTTCCTCGGACTGGGCATCCTTCCACCAACACCGAGCTGGGGCAACATGATAAGGTCTGCGAGCGCGTATTTGCGAATCCAACCCTGGTACGCGGTCTGGCCCGGTGTGGTGCTCATGCTGGCCACTTTTGCCTTCAACCTTCTCGGAGACGGACTCAGGGATGCCTTCGATCCGAGACTGAAACAATGA
- a CDS encoding ABC transporter permease, which yields MVQYIVRRLLYSIPVIVGVTLITFILLNVVPGDPVLEMVGKYADPETIQQIREQLGLNDPLVVQYLRFLFNLLRGDLGRSFKTNLPVSKMIADTFPTTLKLALSSYLVAIALGVTTGIISAVKQYSFLDRFMMILALAGISAPVFWVAVVAQLIFGLKLGWFPISGYYSFKHMILPAIVLGTRFAASIARYTRSALLDVIRQDYIRTARAKGLAERRVIFVHALKNAMIPVVTILGMQLSGLLTGSILTETVFAIPGLGRLSVWALSQRDFPLVQGTVVFTAIVYILGNLIVDISYAFLNPRVRLK from the coding sequence GTGGTTCAATACATCGTCCGCCGATTGCTCTATTCCATACCGGTCATTGTGGGTGTAACATTGATAACCTTCATCCTGCTCAACGTTGTGCCCGGGGACCCGGTTCTGGAAATGGTTGGAAAGTATGCGGATCCAGAAACGATCCAGCAGATCAGAGAACAGCTCGGGTTGAACGATCCTCTCGTGGTGCAGTATCTCAGATTCCTGTTCAACCTCCTGAGGGGAGATCTTGGCAGATCGTTCAAAACCAATCTGCCCGTTTCGAAGATGATCGCCGACACGTTCCCGACCACGCTCAAGCTGGCCCTCAGTTCGTACCTGGTGGCGATAGCGCTCGGGGTGACTACCGGCATCATCTCCGCCGTGAAGCAGTACTCTTTCCTGGATCGGTTCATGATGATCCTGGCGCTCGCCGGAATAAGCGCACCGGTGTTCTGGGTTGCAGTCGTGGCCCAACTGATCTTCGGTTTGAAGCTCGGCTGGTTTCCGATATCTGGTTACTACAGTTTCAAACACATGATCTTGCCGGCGATCGTTCTGGGTACGAGGTTCGCCGCTTCGATCGCGCGTTACACCAGAAGCGCCCTGCTGGACGTGATAAGACAGGATTACATAAGAACCGCCCGGGCCAAAGGTCTGGCGGAGAGGAGGGTGATCTTCGTACACGCACTCAAGAACGCGATGATACCAGTCGTCACGATCCTCGGAATGCAGCTGAGCGGGCTCCTGACAGGTTCGATCCTGACCGAAACTGTTTTCGCAATACCGGGACTCGGAAGGTTGTCTGTCTGGGCGCTGTCTCAACGCGATTTCCCACTCGTGCAGGGAACGGTGGTTTTCACGGCGATCGTTTACATTCTGGGAAACTTGATCGTGGACATATCCTACGCCTTTTTGAACCCGAGGGTCAGGTTGAAGTAG
- a CDS encoding ABC transporter substrate-binding protein, translating into MRKVLLVAVLIFAVATFFAQAPKRGGVLHDYFTTDRMTFDPQEDTTLQTYAMARLLFSTLVRYKGETLELEPELLAKMPEISEDGRVYTFELKKGIKFHDGKTELTSDDVKFTIERMLNPKGRGASKWLFEPILGAEAFMKGQSTSLEGFKKIDDYRFQIILKEPYAPFLYHLAVPGASIYSEKLVKAAGDNWRLNPVGTGPFRLKRHVPNTEIVFERNPYYFEQGLPYLDGIVFRIVPDSTTALMEFEAGTLDLVTIPVLEYERLKASGKYNIIEKEALNTYYFLMNMSDPKWSNPILRKAMAMAINKKELAEAVFGPRATVATSFVTPGIPGSYPLGQGPAYDYNPEEAKKLVAQLGNIGKVTAWQWGGDTLSQPNIIIQAMAKEVGIDLEIIPVESAAFRQARREGKIPANYGNWWADIPDPDNYIGVFFGENNQMSSGYNNKEVQEMIKKARVEVDPEKRAQMYREIEYKIIREDVAVIPLFHLKYLLATQKNVHGIIAHPTGITVYLYAYKE; encoded by the coding sequence ATGAGAAAGGTCCTTCTGGTAGCGGTGCTGATCTTCGCAGTGGCAACGTTCTTCGCACAGGCTCCGAAGAGAGGCGGCGTGCTGCACGATTACTTCACGACCGACAGAATGACGTTCGACCCGCAGGAAGACACCACGCTGCAGACCTACGCGATGGCGAGGCTTTTGTTCAGCACCTTGGTGAGGTACAAGGGTGAGACGCTCGAACTCGAACCAGAATTGCTCGCGAAAATGCCGGAGATATCCGAAGACGGCAGAGTGTACACGTTCGAGCTGAAGAAGGGTATCAAGTTCCACGATGGAAAGACGGAACTCACCAGCGACGATGTGAAATTCACGATCGAGAGGATGCTCAATCCCAAGGGTCGCGGGGCGAGCAAGTGGCTGTTCGAGCCGATACTCGGCGCGGAAGCATTCATGAAAGGTCAATCGACGAGCCTGGAAGGCTTCAAGAAGATCGACGACTACAGATTCCAGATCATCCTGAAAGAACCCTACGCGCCGTTCCTGTACCACCTGGCGGTGCCCGGTGCGTCCATCTATTCGGAAAAACTCGTCAAGGCCGCAGGTGACAACTGGAGGCTCAACCCGGTTGGTACGGGTCCGTTCAGGCTGAAGAGACACGTTCCCAACACCGAGATCGTTTTCGAAAGGAACCCCTACTATTTCGAGCAGGGCCTTCCGTACTTAGACGGGATAGTCTTCAGAATAGTCCCAGACTCCACCACGGCGTTGATGGAGTTCGAAGCGGGAACGCTCGATCTGGTGACGATACCCGTGCTCGAGTACGAGAGGTTGAAAGCCTCCGGCAAGTACAACATCATTGAAAAAGAAGCGCTGAACACCTACTACTTCCTCATGAACATGAGCGATCCGAAATGGTCCAACCCGATCCTGAGAAAGGCCATGGCGATGGCGATCAACAAGAAAGAACTCGCAGAGGCAGTCTTCGGTCCCAGGGCGACGGTCGCCACCAGTTTCGTCACACCCGGTATTCCAGGTTCCTACCCGCTCGGTCAGGGACCCGCGTACGATTACAACCCCGAGGAAGCGAAAAAGCTGGTTGCACAGCTTGGAAACATCGGAAAGGTCACGGCCTGGCAATGGGGTGGAGATACATTGTCGCAACCGAACATCATAATCCAGGCGATGGCGAAGGAAGTCGGTATAGACCTGGAGATCATACCCGTTGAAAGTGCGGCGTTCCGGCAGGCAAGGCGCGAGGGCAAAATACCTGCGAACTACGGTAACTGGTGGGCCGACATTCCAGATCCAGACAACTACATCGGCGTGTTCTTCGGTGAGAACAACCAGATGTCCTCAGGCTACAACAACAAAGAGGTTCAGGAAATGATCAAGAAGGCAAGGGTTGAAGTAGATCCTGAGAAGAGAGCGCAGATGTACAGAGAGATAGAATACAAAATCATCAGAGAAGACGTGGCAGTCATACCGCTGTTCCACCTGAAATACCTGCTCGCAACTCAGAAGAACGTGCACGGTATAATCGCGCACCCAACGGGAATAACGGTATACCTCTACGCCTACAAAGAGTGA
- a CDS encoding diaminopimelate dehydrogenase, with product MQKIKVAIVGMGNVGRYVLQAVRESEDMQPVGIVELPERVAQIAGQFSELPVTSDIDQLEKPDVAILAIDSRAVPNVASKFLFKGINTVDAYDIHGSEGALRLKKQLDEIAKENNCVAIVSAGWDPGTDSLVRAIMQIIAPRGITWTNFGPGMSMGHTVAVKRIEGVRDAVSITCPKGMGVHARLVYVELEEGYDFADVAKKIAEDPYFCHDEVYINQVNSVKDLIDMGHCVKIERKGTSAGACNQKMEYHMSVNNPAATAQVMVAAARASVKQKPGCYTLLEIPLIDLLFGEKEDLICKLL from the coding sequence ATGCAAAAGATCAAGGTGGCCATCGTCGGCATGGGGAACGTCGGAAGGTACGTTCTTCAAGCGGTGAGAGAGTCAGAAGATATGCAGCCTGTGGGGATCGTGGAGTTGCCAGAACGGGTGGCTCAGATCGCTGGTCAGTTCAGCGAGCTGCCTGTGACGAGCGACATCGACCAGCTTGAGAAACCAGACGTCGCGATTCTGGCGATCGACAGTCGGGCGGTGCCGAACGTTGCGTCGAAATTCCTTTTCAAAGGCATCAACACGGTGGATGCGTACGACATACACGGTTCTGAAGGCGCCCTGAGGTTGAAGAAACAGTTAGATGAGATAGCCAAAGAAAACAACTGCGTGGCGATCGTGTCTGCGGGGTGGGACCCCGGGACCGATTCGCTCGTGAGGGCGATCATGCAGATCATCGCACCAAGGGGAATCACCTGGACGAACTTTGGACCCGGTATGAGCATGGGTCACACGGTAGCGGTGAAGAGGATCGAAGGGGTGAGGGACGCCGTTTCGATCACCTGCCCGAAGGGTATGGGTGTGCACGCGAGGCTCGTTTACGTCGAGCTGGAGGAAGGCTACGATTTCGCAGACGTGGCGAAGAAGATCGCCGAAGATCCCTACTTCTGTCACGATGAGGTCTACATAAACCAGGTGAACAGCGTGAAGGACTTGATCGACATGGGCCACTGTGTGAAAATTGAAAGGAAGGGGACATCCGCAGGTGCCTGTAACCAGAAGATGGAGTACCACATGTCTGTGAACAACCCGGCTGCGACGGCACAGGTCATGGTGGCCGCAGCCAGGGCGAGTGTCAAACAGAAGCCTGGTTGCTATACGTTGCTCGAGATACCCTTGATCGATCTGCTGTTCGGAGAGAAAGAGGATTTGATTTGCAAACTGCTGTGA
- a CDS encoding GntP family permease, with the protein MAVWMVVLLFLAIVFIIYSTVRWKLHPFLALIFAAFLYGLLSGMKLGDIVKSITDGFGATVSSIGIVITAGTIIGFFLERSGGAFTMAESVLKLTGKRNVPLAMSIIGYIVSIPVFCDSGFVILTPLNKALTKRANLSLATTGIALSLGLYATHTMVPPTPGPVAAAGALGADLGLTILMGLIVSVPAIIVGWLFSIKLASKIYIDPEPELTEEEIHKKMKEAPSAASAFLPIVLPIILIVLKSISDFPTKPFGQSLFRDFVGFLGHPVTALMIGVLVAFLLPRKLDSEIFSMTGWVGQAVQQAGFIILITAAGGSFGRVLQNSGIANVIGQYLSTANLGMWLPFIIAAAIKTAQGSSTVAIITTSSLLAPLMDSLGFTSAMAKALVVVAIGAGSMVVSHANDSYFWVVSQLSKMDVKTGYRLQTFGTLIEGITAAVVVWVLSLLLI; encoded by the coding sequence ATGGCGGTTTGGATGGTTGTTTTGTTGTTCCTGGCGATTGTTTTTATCATTTATTCCACCGTTCGCTGGAAACTACATCCATTTCTCGCGTTGATTTTTGCTGCATTTTTATATGGGTTACTGTCTGGGATGAAGTTGGGCGACATAGTAAAATCCATCACGGATGGTTTTGGTGCAACTGTGAGTTCCATAGGTATAGTGATTACTGCGGGAACGATCATTGGTTTTTTTCTTGAAAGATCCGGTGGAGCATTTACAATGGCAGAGTCTGTGTTAAAACTGACAGGTAAGAGAAATGTACCGTTAGCTATGAGTATTATAGGATACATAGTTTCTATTCCTGTTTTCTGCGATTCTGGTTTCGTTATTCTAACCCCCCTCAACAAAGCTTTGACAAAACGTGCGAACCTTTCACTTGCAACAACTGGAATAGCACTGAGCCTGGGGCTTTACGCAACGCACACTATGGTTCCACCAACCCCGGGCCCAGTTGCCGCTGCAGGTGCCTTGGGTGCGGATTTGGGTCTCACAATATTGATGGGTTTGATAGTATCTGTTCCAGCGATAATCGTAGGGTGGTTGTTCTCAATAAAACTCGCTTCAAAAATATACATAGACCCCGAGCCGGAATTGACGGAGGAAGAGATCCATAAGAAGATGAAGGAAGCACCATCGGCGGCGAGTGCGTTTCTTCCAATTGTTCTTCCGATAATTCTTATTGTTTTAAAATCTATTTCCGACTTTCCGACGAAACCGTTTGGTCAGAGTCTGTTCCGCGATTTTGTTGGCTTCCTTGGTCATCCAGTAACGGCACTGATGATAGGGGTACTCGTTGCGTTTTTGCTGCCGAGGAAGCTCGACAGTGAGATATTCTCGATGACAGGCTGGGTTGGTCAAGCTGTACAACAGGCTGGCTTTATAATTCTTATTACTGCGGCTGGTGGCTCATTTGGCAGAGTTCTACAGAATTCTGGTATAGCGAACGTCATAGGTCAGTATCTTTCGACTGCGAACCTTGGAATGTGGCTACCTTTCATAATAGCTGCGGCAATCAAAACGGCTCAGGGTTCATCCACAGTGGCTATAATAACCACTTCATCCCTGTTGGCTCCTCTTATGGATTCTTTAGGGTTCACCTCTGCGATGGCAAAAGCTCTCGTCGTCGTAGCGATAGGAGCAGGCTCTATGGTCGTATCACACGCTAATGATAGCTATTTTTGGGTAGTCTCACAGCTTTCAAAGATGGATGTTAAAACAGGTTACAGGCTCCAAACTTTCGGCACACTAATCGAAGGTATTACAGCTGCGGTTGTAGTCTGGGTTTTGAGTCTTCTCCTGATATGA
- a CDS encoding ClC family H(+)/Cl(-) exchange transporter yields the protein MGSVAGVIVALYRLCIVKVDNVRTLLALNHSFLLWVILSIFIALILEVVVRRLPFISGSGIPQVRALIAKKMDYDPLKVLTGKFVGGILAIFNGLSLGREGPSIHIGSTVGHWFYNKFGGLDSQREQFITVSACAGLAAAFNAPLAAIAFSVEELQRSFSLQNALNCAVAVVSADLVSKLFFGTGPVFSIHLEGVLPVKYYGLVVLLGTLLGVSGWLFERSLLWFVDIFKKIKRFHILIPTALAWFFMLSLPQVLGGGHELVDGVSAGLFSLRTILILLICKFFFTLISYGSRAPGGIFLPMVAIGAMIGSLYHQAITSVGIVDVFYLPNFAILGIAGFLTAVVRAPLTSVVLTAELVGSFGHFMTLLLVSIVAYIASGFLETKPVYDELLKMVSQSTHPYADSQEAELSAEREGEGTDPA from the coding sequence ATGGGATCTGTCGCCGGTGTCATTGTCGCTTTGTACAGACTTTGCATAGTCAAGGTAGATAACGTTAGAACGCTACTGGCGCTGAATCACAGCTTCCTCCTGTGGGTAATACTGTCAATATTCATTGCTCTCATCTTAGAGGTTGTTGTTCGAAGGCTTCCTTTCATCAGTGGTAGTGGTATACCACAGGTCAGGGCTTTGATCGCAAAGAAGATGGATTACGATCCACTGAAGGTATTGACTGGCAAATTCGTCGGGGGTATACTGGCAATCTTCAATGGTCTTTCGCTTGGGAGAGAGGGACCGTCCATACATATCGGCTCGACGGTTGGACACTGGTTCTACAACAAGTTTGGTGGTCTCGATTCTCAAAGAGAGCAATTCATAACAGTTAGTGCTTGTGCCGGGCTTGCCGCAGCTTTCAACGCACCCTTGGCAGCGATTGCCTTTTCAGTGGAAGAACTTCAAAGAAGTTTTTCTCTACAAAATGCTTTGAATTGTGCGGTTGCGGTGGTCAGTGCTGATCTCGTTTCCAAATTGTTTTTTGGTACAGGTCCAGTATTTTCCATTCATTTGGAAGGCGTTTTGCCTGTTAAGTATTATGGATTGGTTGTGCTATTGGGAACTCTTCTCGGGGTATCAGGATGGCTTTTTGAGAGATCACTTTTGTGGTTTGTTGACATCTTTAAGAAAATCAAGAGGTTCCATATCTTGATTCCAACAGCCCTGGCGTGGTTTTTCATGTTGAGTCTGCCACAGGTATTGGGTGGTGGTCACGAACTGGTAGATGGTGTTTCGGCCGGTTTATTTTCTCTGAGGACTATTTTGATTCTACTCATCTGCAAGTTTTTCTTTACGTTGATCAGTTACGGCTCAAGGGCACCCGGTGGGATCTTTTTACCGATGGTTGCGATCGGTGCCATGATAGGTTCGCTGTATCACCAGGCGATTACTTCTGTGGGGATTGTTGATGTTTTCTATCTGCCGAATTTCGCAATCTTAGGCATAGCAGGTTTTCTCACCGCCGTTGTGAGGGCTCCATTGACCAGTGTTGTGCTCACCGCCGAGCTTGTAGGGTCATTCGGGCATTTCATGACTCTACTGCTTGTATCAATCGTCGCTTACATAGCATCGGGATTTCTCGAAACAAAACCAGTCTACGATGAATTACTCAAAATGGTTTCACAGAGCACTCATCCGTATGCAGACAGCCAAGAAGCAGAGCTTTCTGCTGAGAGAGAAGGCGAGGGCACAGACCCCGCCTAA
- a CDS encoding ABC transporter permease subunit, whose amino-acid sequence MPLGFKRELERDWAATQMGESAMQYFLKIILPLSRPIIAGAAIINFTYAWNMYLWPMIVAMDDRMKTVQVAINMIINAESSNNWGIIMAGTMIALAPTLLLFFFLQDLFVKSLTSSGIKG is encoded by the coding sequence GTGCCACTTGGTTTTAAAAGAGAACTCGAGAGAGACTGGGCAGCAACGCAAATGGGTGAATCCGCCATGCAGTACTTTTTGAAGATCATACTTCCACTTTCAAGACCCATAATTGCCGGTGCTGCGATCATAAACTTCACCTACGCGTGGAACATGTACCTCTGGCCCATGATCGTGGCCATGGATGATAGGATGAAGACCGTGCAGGTGGCCATCAACATGATCATAAACGCGGAATCTTCGAACAACTGGGGAATCATAATGGCAGGAACAATGATCGCGCTCGCACCGACACTGCTCTTGTTCTTCTTCCTGCAGGATCTCTTCGTCAAATCGCTCACGAGCAGTGGAATAAAAGGTTGA
- a CDS encoding YfcC family protein, producing MQKSAFSINRNVFISSFLILFVLLIVAGFLTRVLPTGTFERHTIDGKTFVDFNSYRPLETKRLPIYRWFTAPIEVLLSPDGPRIVALLLLLLVVGGSFSILHETSVLNYAVFSLIVRFKNRKNLLIAMVTLVFMLFGSMLGLFEEVVPFVPIVVQLSLQMGWGEFLGLGMSILAAGFGFSAATFNPFTVLLAQSLAGLPAFSGLLFRILIFVAIYSLLIFFLLRYSKKFGRNASVNEQNIETVDSTTRRAFRTFVFFVILMVAVILIAFFFTALQTYLVPVIALIYLLMGFFCGLSAKAGFLNVLKIFSRGLLTILPSTLLILLAASIKHVVERGMVMDTILHRAVGLLGSGHIRVALMVYLIVLVLNFFIPSASAKAFLLMPLLVPIAQLTGLSRQVLVLSFIFGDGFSNMIFPTNPVLLISLSLASFSYFKWFKKTISLQILVFLVTVIFLIVAVLIEYGPF from the coding sequence TTGCAAAAGTCTGCCTTCTCAATCAATAGAAATGTTTTCATTTCTTCTTTCTTAATACTGTTCGTTCTGCTCATCGTTGCTGGTTTTCTGACACGCGTGCTTCCGACAGGAACCTTCGAGAGGCATACCATAGATGGGAAAACATTTGTCGACTTCAATTCCTATAGACCTCTTGAGACAAAGAGGTTGCCCATCTACAGGTGGTTCACGGCACCGATCGAGGTCCTGCTGAGCCCGGATGGACCGAGGATCGTGGCCCTCCTGTTGCTCTTACTCGTGGTCGGCGGTTCTTTCTCCATCCTTCACGAAACGTCCGTTCTGAACTACGCCGTTTTCTCTCTGATCGTTCGCTTCAAAAACAGGAAGAATCTTCTCATCGCGATGGTCACCTTGGTTTTCATGTTGTTCGGTTCCATGCTGGGTCTATTCGAGGAAGTTGTTCCATTCGTACCCATCGTGGTTCAGCTTTCTTTGCAGATGGGCTGGGGCGAATTTCTGGGCCTTGGAATGAGCATTCTGGCGGCAGGCTTTGGATTTTCTGCTGCCACGTTCAATCCCTTCACGGTATTGCTGGCGCAGAGCCTCGCAGGACTTCCCGCATTTTCGGGTTTGCTGTTCAGAATCTTGATTTTCGTAGCGATCTATTCGCTCTTGATTTTCTTCCTTCTGAGATATTCGAAGAAGTTCGGTAGGAACGCGAGTGTGAACGAACAGAACATCGAAACTGTCGACAGTACTACCAGGAGGGCTTTCAGAACGTTCGTGTTTTTCGTGATTTTGATGGTCGCAGTCATCCTTATAGCATTTTTCTTCACAGCGTTGCAGACTTATCTGGTCCCTGTGATCGCTCTGATCTATCTCTTGATGGGTTTCTTCTGTGGGCTTTCTGCGAAGGCTGGTTTTTTGAACGTTCTCAAAATCTTCTCCAGAGGCCTTTTGACCATCTTACCATCGACGCTGTTGATACTGCTCGCGGCGAGCATCAAGCATGTCGTTGAGCGAGGTATGGTCATGGACACGATCCTCCATCGAGCTGTCGGTCTGCTTGGAAGTGGACATATAAGAGTTGCACTGATGGTCTATCTCATCGTGCTGGTTTTGAATTTCTTCATCCCTTCCGCTTCGGCGAAGGCGTTTTTGTTGATGCCCCTGCTGGTTCCTATCGCCCAGCTCACGGGACTTTCCAGGCAAGTTCTGGTGCTGTCCTTCATCTTCGGAGATGGTTTCTCCAATATGATCTTTCCAACGAATCCCGTGCTCTTGATATCTCTATCGCTGGCGAGTTTCAGCTACTTTAAGTGGTTCAAAAAGACGATATCGCTGCAGATTCTCGTTTTTCTTGTGACTGTTATCTTTCTCATCGTGGCAGTTCTGATCGAGTACGGTCCTTTCTGA